One segment of Vicinamibacterales bacterium DNA contains the following:
- the kbl gene encoding glycine C-acetyltransferase, which yields MAYPTTAHEAYRAELQAIHDKGIFKEERYIHSPQASGISVEFPRGAAPKQVVNLCSNNYLGLSSHPDVIAAAHRGLDERGYGMSSVRFICGTQDLHRQLEQKLTEFLGTEDTILFPSCMDANGGVFEAVLSDQDVMIADRLVHASIVDGMRLCKAMQDTYKHADMKHLEQKLQEHQDKRIRLIITDGVFSMDGDLAPLDEIVALAEKYNALVFVDDSHASGFMGKTGRGVHEHFGVVGKIDIITTTLGKALGGASGGCVSGRKEIVELCRQKARPYLFSNAVPPPIAAAALKVLEIISSTTERRDKLAANTRFWRQALPEAGFVIKEGDSPIVPIMLFNAKLSQDIARDLFQEGIYVIGFFFPVVAAGQARIRTQMSAGHDIPMLEAAVESLKKVGSKYGILGLDKKGIIEKYGL from the coding sequence GGCATTTCCGTGGAGTTCCCGCGCGGTGCGGCGCCGAAGCAGGTGGTCAATCTCTGCTCGAACAACTATCTGGGACTGTCGAGCCATCCGGACGTGATCGCGGCGGCGCATCGCGGCCTCGACGAGCGCGGGTACGGCATGTCGAGCGTCCGCTTCATCTGCGGCACGCAGGACCTCCATCGCCAACTCGAGCAGAAGCTCACCGAGTTCCTCGGCACGGAGGACACGATCCTCTTCCCGAGCTGCATGGACGCGAACGGCGGCGTGTTCGAGGCGGTGTTGAGTGACCAGGACGTGATGATTGCCGATCGCCTCGTGCACGCGAGCATCGTGGACGGCATGCGCCTGTGCAAGGCGATGCAGGACACGTACAAGCACGCGGACATGAAGCACCTGGAACAGAAGCTCCAGGAACATCAGGACAAACGCATCCGGCTGATCATCACCGACGGCGTCTTCTCCATGGACGGCGACCTCGCACCGCTCGACGAGATCGTCGCACTGGCCGAGAAGTACAACGCGCTGGTGTTCGTCGATGACAGCCACGCGAGCGGGTTCATGGGCAAGACGGGTCGCGGGGTGCACGAGCACTTCGGCGTGGTCGGCAAGATCGACATCATCACGACCACGCTCGGCAAGGCGCTGGGGGGCGCGAGCGGCGGCTGCGTGTCCGGGCGCAAGGAGATTGTCGAGCTCTGCAGGCAGAAGGCTCGTCCGTACCTGTTCAGCAACGCCGTGCCTCCGCCCATCGCGGCGGCGGCGCTGAAGGTGCTCGAGATCATCAGCAGCACCACCGAGCGGCGCGACAAGCTCGCGGCGAACACGAGATTCTGGCGTCAAGCCCTGCCCGAGGCCGGGTTCGTCATCAAGGAAGGCGACAGCCCGATCGTCCCGATCATGCTGTTCAATGCGAAACTGAGCCAGGACATCGCCCGCGATCTGTTCCAGGAAGGGATCTACGTCATCGGCTTCTTCTTCCCCGTCGTCGCCGCCGGGCAGGCCCGCATCCGGACGCAGATGTCGGCCGGCCACGACATCCCGATGCTGGAGGCCGCCGTCGAATCGCTGAAGAAGGTTGGTTCGAAGTACGGAATCCTGGGGTTGGACAAGAAGGGGATCATCGAGAAGTACGGGCTCTAG
- a CDS encoding aconitate hydratase — protein sequence MGNSVTRQIIEQHLLEGQMVAGNEVAIRIDQTLTQDATGTMAYLQFEAIGIPRVRTELSVSYVDHNTLQSDFKNADDHNYLRTVAARHGIVFSRPGNGICHQVHLERFAAPGKTLIGSDSHTPTAGGIGSLALGAGGLDVACAMAGEPFRIKFPRIAGIKLTGKLSPWVSAKDVILELLRRVDVKGGVGKVFEYFGPGVRSLSVPDRATITNMGTETGATTSIFPSDAVTKAFLKAQGREAQWVKLEADGRRGFDEIVEIDLGQIEPLAATPHSPGAVKSIREIGRIPVQQVCIGSCTNSSLEDMKVTAAVLKGKTIAENLHLTVNPGSRQVVEHLVETGDMRDLVAAGARILENACGPCIGMGAAPPSGAVSVRTFNRNFEGRSGTKDAAVYLVSPEVAAATAVAGVLTDPRDLGEQPKVRLPKSFFVNDNLFIKPLDEALATGAQIVRGPNIAPLPAFPPLPEMLCGEVLLKVGDNITTDHIMPAGAKVLPLRSNIPEIAKYVFEAVDATFAQRAKAAGGGFIVGGDNYGQGSSREHAALAPKYLGVKAVIVRSFARIHLANLINFGIVPLTFKNPADYDAIEPGDHLEVVIGDLQGRVVLRNVTDGTEAELVHALSPLDAKILKAGGKLPWIKAQLEERA from the coding sequence ATGGGCAATTCAGTCACGCGTCAGATCATCGAGCAGCACCTGCTCGAAGGCCAGATGGTGGCCGGCAACGAAGTCGCCATCCGGATTGACCAGACTCTCACGCAGGATGCCACCGGGACGATGGCGTATCTGCAGTTCGAAGCGATCGGGATTCCGCGCGTGCGGACGGAGTTGTCGGTCAGCTACGTGGACCACAACACGCTGCAGAGCGATTTCAAGAACGCCGACGACCACAACTACCTGCGCACCGTCGCCGCCAGGCACGGGATCGTCTTCTCCCGGCCGGGCAACGGCATCTGCCACCAAGTGCACCTCGAACGGTTCGCCGCCCCGGGCAAGACGCTGATCGGCAGCGACAGCCACACGCCCACCGCGGGCGGCATCGGATCGCTCGCGCTCGGCGCCGGCGGTCTCGACGTCGCCTGCGCGATGGCGGGCGAGCCCTTCCGCATCAAATTCCCGCGCATCGCCGGCATCAAGCTGACCGGCAAGCTGTCGCCGTGGGTTTCCGCGAAGGACGTCATCCTCGAACTGCTGCGTCGCGTGGACGTGAAGGGAGGCGTGGGGAAGGTCTTCGAGTACTTCGGTCCCGGCGTGCGGAGCCTGTCGGTGCCCGACCGCGCGACCATCACGAACATGGGCACGGAGACCGGCGCGACGACATCGATCTTCCCGAGCGACGCCGTGACGAAGGCGTTCCTGAAGGCGCAGGGCCGCGAGGCCCAGTGGGTGAAGCTCGAAGCCGACGGCCGGCGGGGCTTCGACGAGATCGTCGAGATCGACCTGGGCCAGATCGAGCCGCTGGCGGCCACGCCTCACAGCCCCGGGGCGGTGAAGTCGATCCGCGAGATCGGCCGCATCCCGGTGCAGCAGGTTTGCATCGGATCGTGCACGAACTCGTCGCTCGAGGACATGAAGGTGACGGCGGCGGTATTGAAGGGCAAGACGATCGCCGAGAACCTGCACCTGACCGTCAACCCGGGCAGCCGGCAAGTGGTCGAGCACCTGGTCGAGACCGGGGACATGCGCGACCTGGTCGCTGCGGGCGCGCGGATTCTCGAGAACGCGTGCGGACCGTGCATCGGCATGGGTGCGGCGCCGCCGTCTGGCGCGGTGTCGGTGCGGACGTTCAACCGCAATTTCGAAGGCCGGAGCGGCACGAAGGACGCGGCGGTCTACCTCGTCTCGCCGGAAGTCGCGGCGGCGACGGCCGTCGCCGGCGTGCTGACCGACCCGCGCGACCTGGGCGAACAGCCGAAAGTGAGGCTGCCGAAGAGCTTCTTCGTCAACGACAACCTGTTCATCAAGCCACTCGACGAGGCGCTGGCGACCGGTGCGCAGATCGTCCGCGGGCCGAACATCGCGCCCCTGCCGGCGTTCCCGCCGCTGCCCGAGATGCTGTGCGGTGAGGTGTTGCTGAAGGTCGGCGACAACATCACGACCGACCACATCATGCCGGCGGGCGCGAAGGTGCTGCCGCTGCGCAGCAACATCCCCGAGATCGCCAAGTACGTATTCGAGGCGGTGGACGCGACGTTCGCGCAGCGCGCCAAGGCGGCGGGCGGCGGCTTCATTGTCGGCGGCGACAACTACGGCCAGGGGTCGAGCCGCGAGCACGCCGCGCTCGCGCCGAAATACCTTGGCGTGAAGGCGGTCATCGTCCGTTCCTTCGCGCGCATCCACCTCGCCAACCTGATCAACTTCGGCATCGTGCCGCTGACGTTCAAGAACCCGGCGGATTACGACGCCATCGAACCGGGCGACCACCTGGAGGTGGTGATTGGCGACCTCCAGGGACGGGTCGTCCTGCGCAACGTGACCGACGGGACCGAGGCGGAGCTCGTGCACGCGCTCTCGCCGCTCGACGCGAAGATCCTGAAGGCGGGAGGAAAGCTCCCCTGGATCAAGGCGCAGTTGGAGGAACGGGCATAG
- a CDS encoding NADP-dependent isocitrate dehydrogenase, translating to MSKIAMKTPLVEMDGDEMTRVLWVWVKDKLITPYVDLKTEYYDLGLKHRDDTDDKVTLDSAEATKRLGVAVKCATITPNAERVKEYTLKKQWKSPNGTIRAALDGTVFRKPILVENIKPSVVSWTKPIIVGRHAYGDVYKNAEIAVPGPGKGELVFTGADGRQLRALIHEFDGPGILQGIHNTEKSIRSFAKSCFNCALDEKVDMWFATKDTISKTYDQTFRLLFEDEFEKGYKDRFKTAGIEYFYTLIDDVVARIMKGEGGMLWACKNYDGDVMSDMVASAFGSLAMMTSVLVSPDGVFEYEAAHGTVQKHYYKHLKGEKTSSNSMALIFAWTGALRKRGELDGLPALGEFATRLETASLDTIRGGVMTGDLARLATPPARKVVGSEEFLDAIAERLRH from the coding sequence ATGTCCAAGATTGCGATGAAGACGCCGCTCGTGGAGATGGACGGCGACGAGATGACGCGGGTCCTGTGGGTGTGGGTGAAGGACAAGCTGATCACCCCGTACGTCGATCTGAAGACCGAGTACTACGATCTCGGTCTCAAGCACCGCGACGACACCGACGACAAGGTGACGCTGGATTCGGCGGAAGCGACCAAACGGTTGGGCGTGGCGGTGAAGTGCGCGACGATCACGCCGAACGCCGAGCGCGTCAAGGAATACACGCTCAAGAAGCAGTGGAAGAGTCCGAACGGAACCATCCGCGCCGCGCTCGACGGGACGGTGTTTCGCAAGCCGATCCTCGTGGAGAACATCAAGCCGAGCGTGGTCAGCTGGACCAAGCCGATCATCGTCGGCCGCCACGCGTACGGCGATGTCTACAAGAACGCGGAGATTGCCGTGCCGGGTCCCGGCAAGGGCGAGTTGGTGTTCACGGGCGCGGACGGCAGGCAACTGCGCGCGCTGATCCACGAGTTCGACGGCCCGGGCATCCTGCAGGGCATCCACAACACCGAGAAGTCGATCCGCAGCTTCGCGAAGTCGTGCTTCAACTGCGCGCTCGACGAGAAGGTGGACATGTGGTTCGCCACGAAGGACACGATCTCCAAGACCTACGACCAGACGTTCCGGCTGCTGTTCGAGGACGAGTTCGAGAAGGGCTACAAGGACAGGTTCAAGACCGCCGGTATCGAGTATTTCTACACGCTGATCGATGACGTGGTCGCGCGCATCATGAAGGGCGAAGGCGGGATGCTCTGGGCGTGCAAGAACTACGATGGCGACGTGATGTCCGACATGGTCGCGTCGGCGTTCGGCAGCCTGGCCATGATGACGTCGGTGCTCGTGTCGCCGGACGGCGTGTTCGAGTACGAAGCGGCGCATGGCACGGTGCAGAAGCACTACTACAAGCACCTGAAGGGCGAGAAGACGTCGAGCAACTCGATGGCGCTGATCTTCGCGTGGACGGGCGCGCTCCGGAAGCGAGGGGAACTGGACGGCCTGCCGGCGCTCGGGGAGTTCGCGACGAGGCTCGAGACGGCCTCCCTGGACACGATCAGGGGCGGCGTGATGACCGGCGACCTCGCGCGCCTGGCCACTCCGCCAGCCAGGAAGGTCGTGGGCAGCGAAGAGTTCCTCGATGCCATCGCCGAACGCCTCCGCCACTGA
- a CDS encoding aldehyde dehydrogenase family protein, whose product MDPIDQYADEIVSKAWEASRAFRDFDQAQVDRIVEAVYRAAWDARIELARLAIEETQMGIFEDKVLKNSYASLLVFEDIRERRTVGVIAHDATLGVSHVAQPRGPILATIPVTNPTSTTIFKAQICMKTRNPVIFSPHRGARKCIKEAARILAAAAERAGAPPNAIQCVSRSQTDYVERIMRHPKLALIVATGTSSIVRLAQLSGTPTLGVGPGNVPIYIHRSADLPFAAQSIVFSKTFDNSTICGSEQALVTEPDVDREFRPMLESRGVYFCTGQQTQALGAVCVDVPRQRMRAEIVGQPAHVIAARAGFTVPEQTRILAGEPSGIGAEHPLSYEILAPVLAYYRVSTYSEAVETCSTLNHWGGVGHTVGVYANDEQVVHDFAMMNAGRILVNTPSSQGAIGASFNTLRPSLTLACGTDAGNVSTDNISTDHLLNIHRVARLRPNRRWLDAARARSLDPAVDADEIRGIYNRNW is encoded by the coding sequence ATGGACCCAATCGATCAGTACGCGGACGAGATCGTCAGCAAGGCGTGGGAGGCATCCCGGGCGTTTCGGGACTTCGACCAGGCACAGGTGGACCGGATTGTCGAGGCGGTGTACCGGGCGGCGTGGGATGCGCGCATCGAGTTGGCGCGCCTCGCGATCGAAGAGACCCAGATGGGCATCTTCGAGGACAAGGTCCTCAAGAATTCGTACGCCAGCCTGCTCGTGTTCGAGGACATCCGCGAAAGGCGCACCGTCGGCGTCATCGCTCACGATGCAACGCTCGGCGTCAGCCACGTCGCCCAGCCGCGCGGCCCGATCCTCGCGACCATCCCCGTCACCAATCCGACGTCCACCACGATCTTCAAGGCGCAGATCTGCATGAAGACGCGCAATCCGGTGATCTTCAGCCCGCACCGGGGCGCGCGCAAGTGCATCAAGGAGGCGGCCCGGATTCTGGCCGCCGCAGCCGAACGGGCTGGCGCGCCGCCCAACGCCATCCAGTGCGTCTCGCGCTCGCAAACGGATTACGTCGAGCGCATCATGCGTCATCCGAAACTCGCGCTGATCGTGGCCACCGGCACGAGCTCTATCGTGCGCCTTGCACAGTTGTCGGGCACACCGACGCTTGGCGTGGGACCCGGCAATGTCCCGATCTACATCCATCGCTCGGCCGACTTGCCGTTCGCCGCCCAGTCGATCGTCTTCTCGAAGACGTTCGACAACAGCACCATCTGCGGGAGCGAACAGGCGCTCGTCACCGAACCGGACGTCGATCGCGAGTTCCGTCCGATGCTCGAGAGCCGCGGAGTGTACTTCTGCACCGGGCAGCAGACGCAGGCGCTCGGGGCGGTGTGCGTGGACGTGCCGCGCCAACGGATGCGGGCGGAGATCGTCGGCCAGCCGGCGCACGTCATCGCCGCCCGTGCCGGCTTCACCGTGCCCGAGCAGACGCGAATCCTGGCGGGCGAGCCGTCGGGTATCGGCGCCGAACATCCGCTCTCGTACGAGATCCTGGCGCCGGTCCTCGCCTACTATCGCGTCAGCACCTACAGCGAGGCCGTCGAAACCTGCTCGACGCTCAATCACTGGGGCGGCGTGGGGCACACGGTGGGTGTCTACGCGAACGACGAGCAGGTCGTCCACGACTTCGCCATGATGAACGCGGGCCGGATTCTGGTGAACACGCCCTCGAGCCAGGGCGCGATCGGCGCGTCGTTCAACACGCTGCGCCCGTCGCTCACGCTCGCCTGCGGCACCGACGCGGGAAACGTCAGCACCGACAACATCTCGACCGACCACCTGTTGAACATCCACCGCGTGGCGCGCCTCCGGCCCAACCGGCGCTGGCTCGACGCAGCTCGCGCCCGCAGCCTGGACCCGGCCGTCGACGCGGACGAGATCAGGGGCATCTACAACAGGAACTGGTGA
- a CDS encoding GNAT family N-acetyltransferase, whose protein sequence is MPLTTTDVLDRLKQRYPDKFLGEHEVFSHIRRGDRIFLGTACGEPQHLVHALTDYVKTHPKAFFDAELIQVWTLGVAPYTDERLKSNLRLNAFFIGNNTRAAINSGLADYTPIFLSQVPDLFRRRLIAIDVALIQTSLPDSHGFLSLGVSVDIVKAAAASAAIVVAQVNPQMPRVHGDGFVHISEVDYLVPFDEPLLEYRPNVPDEIATRIGKYVARIVEDGDTIQVGYGRVPNAIMSALGKKKRLGVHTELLTDGMVDLIRQGVIDNSRKTVNRGKTVTSFCMGSRSTYDFLDGNPALEFRTIDYTNSPLVIAQHENMCAINSVLEIDLTGQATAESIGHSFYSGIGGQADFMRGAVLAKGGKSILVIQSTAQNGSVSRIVPFLREGAGATLNRGDVHYIVTEFGIAHIHGKNVRERAMDLIGIAHPAFRHQLVEEARRLKLIYGDQVFVPGERGEYPEHLEARKATKTGLQLLLRPVKISDEPLVKDFFYSLSDQSMYRRFMTPRRDMPHERLQEFVAIDYTRGMVILACLDEGARSPVVGLAEYYMEEDGLSANVAFAVRDQHQNKGVGTALLAHLTQIARKQGLLGFTAEVLRENEAMLRVFEKMKFPIETSTAGDVYRLKISLK, encoded by the coding sequence ATGCCTCTCACGACCACCGACGTGCTCGATCGGCTCAAACAACGCTATCCCGACAAGTTCCTCGGGGAACACGAGGTGTTCTCGCATATCCGGCGTGGCGACCGGATCTTCCTCGGCACGGCGTGTGGCGAGCCGCAGCACTTGGTCCACGCCCTCACCGACTACGTAAAGACGCACCCGAAGGCGTTCTTCGACGCCGAGCTGATACAGGTGTGGACGCTGGGTGTCGCGCCCTATACCGACGAGCGCCTGAAATCGAACCTCCGTCTGAACGCCTTCTTCATCGGCAACAACACCCGGGCGGCCATCAACAGCGGGCTTGCCGACTACACGCCGATCTTCCTGTCCCAGGTGCCGGATCTGTTCCGCCGGAGGCTGATTGCGATCGATGTCGCGCTCATCCAGACGTCGTTGCCCGACAGCCACGGGTTCCTGAGCCTCGGCGTCAGCGTCGACATCGTGAAGGCGGCCGCTGCCAGCGCGGCAATCGTCGTCGCGCAGGTGAACCCCCAGATGCCCCGGGTGCACGGCGACGGCTTCGTCCACATCAGCGAGGTCGACTACCTCGTTCCGTTCGACGAACCCCTGCTGGAGTACAGGCCGAACGTGCCCGACGAGATCGCCACGCGCATCGGCAAGTACGTCGCGCGCATCGTCGAAGACGGCGACACGATCCAGGTGGGATACGGCCGCGTCCCGAATGCCATCATGTCGGCGCTCGGCAAGAAGAAGCGACTCGGCGTCCACACGGAGTTGCTGACCGACGGCATGGTCGATCTCATCCGCCAGGGGGTCATCGACAACTCGAGGAAGACGGTCAATCGCGGGAAGACCGTCACCAGCTTCTGCATGGGCAGCCGCAGCACGTACGACTTCCTCGACGGCAACCCGGCGCTCGAATTCCGGACGATCGACTACACAAACAGCCCGCTCGTCATCGCGCAGCACGAGAACATGTGCGCGATCAACAGCGTGCTGGAGATCGACCTCACGGGGCAGGCCACGGCCGAATCGATCGGCCATTCGTTCTACAGCGGCATCGGCGGGCAGGCCGACTTCATGCGCGGGGCGGTGCTGGCCAAGGGCGGCAAGTCGATCCTCGTCATCCAGTCCACCGCCCAGAACGGCAGCGTCTCTCGCATCGTCCCGTTCCTGCGTGAAGGGGCGGGCGCGACGCTCAACCGCGGCGATGTCCACTACATCGTGACGGAATTCGGCATCGCCCACATTCACGGCAAGAACGTGCGCGAGCGGGCGATGGACCTGATTGGCATCGCGCATCCCGCGTTCCGACACCAACTGGTGGAGGAGGCCCGCCGCCTGAAGCTCATCTACGGCGACCAGGTGTTCGTGCCGGGCGAACGCGGCGAGTACCCCGAGCACCTCGAGGCGCGCAAAGCCACGAAGACAGGGCTCCAGCTGCTGCTGCGCCCGGTGAAGATCAGCGACGAGCCGCTGGTGAAGGACTTCTTCTATTCGCTGTCGGACCAGAGCATGTATCGGCGGTTCATGACGCCGCGCCGCGACATGCCGCACGAGAGGCTGCAGGAATTCGTGGCCATCGACTACACGCGCGGGATGGTGATCCTCGCGTGCCTGGATGAGGGCGCACGTTCACCGGTCGTGGGACTGGCTGAGTACTACATGGAGGAAGACGGCCTGAGCGCGAATGTGGCGTTCGCCGTCCGCGACCAGCACCAGAACAAAGGGGTCGGCACTGCGCTCCTCGCCCACCTGACCCAGATCGCCCGCAAGCAGGGGCTCCTCGGATTCACCGCCGAAGTCCTCCGCGAGAACGAGGCGATGCTCCGCGTCTTCGAGAAGATGAAGTTCCCTATCGAGACGTCTACCGCCGGCGACGTGTATCGGTTGAAGATCTCGCTCAAATAG